The sequence CTATTCTTTAAAACTGGGACATTTTGTTCACTTTGACTTTCTTCTGACGGCTCTAGGCTGATTTGTTGTTGAATATTTCCGGCAAGCAGGTCGGCAAGATAGTGAATATAATCCACACGTCCAGGAATTGGTGGACACAGAAATCCCTGAGGAATATCCCAAGACTCGATGTGATAATGAGCCTTAAGTAGCGCTAGGTTAAGCGCCTTTACTGCCAGAGGGTCAGAAAAATCGATAGATAGATTACCGTAAGGGTTTGGCCTCACGAAGATCTTTAACTCAGGGCTCGCGCCAATAAGCAGCTCAAAATCATAACCATCTCTATGTAGATTTCTCTCATGAAGACCTTTTTTATCGGCCGCTTGTACCGACTTAGGCTTATGTTCTGTAGGCTTGCTCTTCTGCCTAATAGACTTTTGCTTGTGAGCGGTTGATTTAACCTGAGGTTGGTTTTGCTTGCCCTTAACTGAACGGGTTTTGGTATTCGATTTAGGTGCCTGTTTGGGAGCTGATTTTGTCATAGGATCTCAGCCATTGGTCAATTCACAACGGCTCATAAATAAGAACTGAATTTTAGATAACTTAATTAATCGTAAAGATATTTAGTGAACAGTAAATTAACCACAATCGGTCGGCCGACCTCTTGTTCCATGAGTCGATTAACTGTGTCATAGCATTCGCGGCGGATCTCCTCACGCCCAGTTAAGGATTTTACCTTATCAGCGGTTTGACTGCCCATTATCTCCAATATCGATGCACGCAAAAGAGGGTCATGATGCTCTAATGCGATCAAGTCTTCAGGATCTTTAACCATCAACTCGATTCCTATGCGCACGAAGCCCAGTTTTTTTCCGTTGGAGATATAGTTAGTGATCAGATCGGGTTCGAACCCATAGTAGGCATAGTTATCAACAATCTCCTCGTCTTCTGCATAAACGCCAACACTGAAGCTGCTAACGGCAAAAATAAACAAGAGGGATGCGAATTTTCTAAGATAACTTGATCTCATATCGAACCTTTTCATATTGAACTGTATCTCCTTTGAATCCACTAATCTTTCTGACTAACCAATGACGGCATGATAGACTGCAGCTGTTTCTAAGCCGTATTGTACCGAGAAATAGATGAGTGTGACTAGGTTAAGCTTTCCCTATGGTGAATCAATTCAATGGTTTTCGCCAGAACAAATCTCTGAACTCCCAGATTCCCCACTAAGTGAATGGTTGCTTTCATCAGGAAGTCTAACCCAAAAATTACGTTCTCACTGTACCAAGTTCGAAGTAAAGGTGCTTGGAGAGGGAAAATTAACCCCTTTCAGAGGTGAGTTTCCAGCTCAGAGACAAGCCTGGGTTAGAGAAGTATTACTCTGTCTCGACGACGTGCCTTGGATATTTGCCCGCACCTTAATCCCGGCAAACTTACTCGAGAAGAAGGAAACAGATTTCCTCACCCTTGGTACCCGTCCTTTAGGTGAACTGCTTTTCTCCAGCGATGACTTCACTCCAGGCAGAATAGAAGTGGCCCACTTTACCCCCTGCCAGCAACTTGCCCAATTGACCCAGTCCCTTAAGCAGCCCGTTACTCAGGAATTATGGGGACGTCGCCGATATTTCTCCTATGACGGTGAACAGCTCATCGTCAGTGAAACTTTTTTACCCGCTGCGCGCCAGCTCATAGAACAGATGTGAGCTTATGCCTATCGGTATTTTTTAGTTGAAGCCTTAAAAACAAAAACGCCCATTTGGGTAATGCCGGTAAGTTAAGAAAAAATATTGATAAAATAAGGGCTACAGGGGATTTAATCTAAATCTGGCTGTAGCCCTTACTCGTTCTGCTGTTAGTCAATGATTGCTACACAAATTCCGTTAATTCAGAAAGTGAATAAAAAGTGATTATGTATGCAAAATAGTGACTAAGTGATCGGCATTACCCATTTGGGCGTTTTTTAGTTTAGTCATCTAATGCCAATCTATGTAGCATCAACTTAATAACGCCTTCTTCTCAATCCCATCAGAGCCAGTAAACCTAAGCTTAGCCAACCTAGGCTACCACCGCCTGAGTCTCCGGAAGGTGTTACGACCGTAGCTGTCACATTGACAGGCGTACTCTGACTACTCACCACACCTAGGCTATCTGTTACTGTCATCATCACAGTATAAGACCCAGCTGAAGCATAGGTGTGGCTGGGAGATTGCGCTGTACTCGTCTGGCCATCGCCAAAGTTCCACAGGTAGGTTATAGCGCCTTCACCACCTGTAGTTGTATCGGTAAACGTCACACTAAGATCACTGCTCGAAAAGGTGAAACTGGCTTCAGGAGGCACAGGTAAATCAACAGTAATAGTCTGGCTGCTCACGACACTCGAGCCTAATCCATCGGTCACAGTTAGGCTAACTGTGTAGCTGCCTGAGGTTTCATAATTATAGGTTGGCATTTCCTCGGCACTGGTGGCTCCAGTTACACCAAAGCCCCACAAGTAAGAGTAATTTCCGTCACCACCAGTCACAGTTGCACTAAACACGACTGTACCAGCTACTTCCTGGCTTGTAATGAAGCTCGATGCTAAGTCTGATGCTGGAGGTGGAGTCGTAGCGCCACCATAATTAAATCTAACTGTCGCCGTGGACGAATCACCACTCTGTGCCACCACTTCCATGGTCAAGCCAAGTTCAGGCAAGATAATGCCAGACTGAGGCTGAGTCGGTGCACTGTAGTCTTGACTATCATCAAACATAGAGATGGACGACAGATGATTATCCCCGGCATAGCTGGATTGATTAAACATGCTGAAAGTCGCATCTCTAACCTGGGTGTCAGAATCTTTTGTACCTATAAGGTTCTGATCTGCGTCTATAACGCCAATCAAGCCTGCACCGGGGTGAGCATTAGAGTTATTATCGGAGTAACTAAAGTTCTCCAACCACATAAGCACGCCTGGCTCATAAGAGTGACTATCAAGTCCGGCATCGACACCGTTATGGCTTCGAAGTTGAACAATATAGCGGCGAGCCGCCCCAGGACGTTCACCATCAATACGCGAGAAGCCATTTAGCATCATAGTATTTGGCGTTTCCCCATCATCACTGTAAATTTCAGATGCACCACTTTTAATCTGCAGGTCATCTATGACAAACCCGTAATTACCAGCATTTTCGTCTGTCTTATAGACAATACTAAACTGGGCGTTAGTTCGACCAGCATAGGCACTAATGTCATATTCAAGATCTACCCAGTTATTGGGGCCTTCTGCACCAAAAATAATGCCTGAATCCCCCGTAATAATATCCCGGGCCATATTAACGGTATTGCTCGCCTTAGTGTGATTACCCGATATTGCGACTCCATCTACCATCACCTGAGCATAGTCATAGTTTATTTCAATATTCCAATGGGCTTTCATGGTCAACGTTAATGGCGTCGAGATTGGCAAGTCAATTTCGAATGATAAGGCATTGTTAATCAAATGCCCTTGGCCGGAGTAGTACTGATAAACACCGCCATAGGGCTGCTTAAAAGGAATAGTCGCCGACGGTAGTGGAATAGATACTTGATTCACCAATGAGTGATTTATCGCCTCATTTATGACAACATCAAGACCCGATGCTCCTATGCTACTTAGTAAGATTTCCTGCTCATTAATCCACCGCCCTTTATATCTATCCTGCAGATAAGAACGGGCATAGGGACTAAAACCTGTTGGCTCAGTTCCTGCGATAGTACCTGTCCAGCTGCCTGCGGACATCACAGACCAAGAACCAACCGGAGATCCATCACCAGTGTTACTGGTATCGTATTCATCGGGTAGACCAAGATCATGGCCAAATTCGTGTACAACTACGCCAGCTGCGGCATCGATCGGCTGTATTGTGTAACCGAAGACCTTCTTACCCGTACCAGGAATCAAATATCCTGGACTAGCTCCAGTAGAAACAGAGGAACTATGAGACCAAATCGCGTCCGCACCATTATTTCCTAATACGCCTCCTCCAGCTTCTTCACCTATGCTGGAATGAAACAACATAACATGATCGATAAAACCATCTGATTCATTGAAGTTGCCATCACCATCGGCATCGAATGGATCTTCAACATCATAGCTGGCCAGTTCAGAAGGTGACATGCCTACCACTGCCAGAGTCACGGCTTCCTTAACCAGAACGTCCACCGCCTTATCATCATTGTTATTATCGGGATCGTTACCACCATAGAAGGCAGCATTGTTGGCCGCGGTAAACCAACCTTTAATATCACCAGTAAAGTTGAAACGCTCACCAGATTCGGCTTGATAGTATTGATAGCCAGTCAGCAGATTTTGACCTTGAGGGCCAGTAAAACCAGTGGTAGAGAACATCAGATCATTGTAGTGAGACACTGGATAATTAGCATAAAACATAGGCGTATCACTAGCTGACAAGCGATTATTATCGAATGGCAGATCCGGGAAATCGATAAGAATCCCTAAGACCTTTACTGTCTTGGTGATGTCGGCATCGGCTAAGGTACCGACCATCTTTGCCATCGAATTGCGCTTAAATTCTTTACTCTGAGCCAGAGACTTGAGCCTGGCCTTCTCAAACTGGGCCTCAATCAAGCGTCCCTTACTCTGGAAACTGGTGGCTCTAAGAGTAAATTTATCGACGGCGGCACGCTTATCAGCTTCGCTGGCATCGGCAGCAAGCTCTCCCCGTTTTATTAGCCAATATTGAATCTGCTCTCTGTTGATCACTCCAGCATCTGCCCATGAAGTCGAAGCAAATTGGCCTGAGGACAAAGCAGGCGAAGACTCAAGCTTAGCATCAGTTTCTTTCGCCAATAGACTTGTTGAGGCCGTAACACTCAATATCAGGGATAATGACAAACTGATTAATGAACGCCTGCTTATATTATTTATTCTCTTCATAATGGCTTAATTCCTTCAGGCTTAAATTTGTTACAATCCTTAAAAGCTTGCTGTTTATTGCGGATAAATTCGGCGACTTTCTCATCGGCCTCTTCCAGGCTCATCTCGGGTGTAATGACACCACTCTTAATCAAATTCGATTTAAGTTTAGACCTATCCCGGATAGGTGGCATGGAACCACAGGAAATTATCTGTTTCTTGTCATTGGCCAGTTCTACAGAATGGGCATCGGGGCTTATCGTATTGCTCGATTCAATACTTTGCAGCCCTCGAGTATTGTCAGCCTCCTGAGGAATTGAAGAGCATGACGTCAAAAAAGCCAAAGATAAAATGCCCAGAAAAATGGGCATAAGTGATATAAAACGGATTAAGGAGAGAAGTCTTCTCATAGGTAACCAAAACAACATAAACAGAACAAAACATTAACAGCACTTTCGTCTGAGTTACAGTGAAAGTCCAATATTTACCTTGTTAAATTACAAGGTTCTGGCGTAAACCACAGAAAACAATGAAATTATCAAGCATCACAGCTTAAACAATGACTTACACGCATTCAATTGTAATAAGAAGTCACCATAATGGACTATTTATTCAACCACTCCTGATAAATCAACAACAAGACTGACGCCGACCAACTAAAATTAGTGCAATGCAAGCCATCTCCAGTCAGAGGGTCATAATTTTCCCTGATTGGAGCCTGAGAAAGTATACCCTCACCTTCCTCTACCAAGCGCTTCGCCAAAGTTTCAGCCTCAATTTGATAGCCATACTTCTCGAGTCCCAATAGGCCAAACAGGGCTTGATCCAGCCAAACGGGTCCACGCCAATACTTAGTGGCAGAAAAATTGGGGCTATCGGCACTCACGGTAGGGAATGGGATTTTAGTCGAAAATTGCTGATCACTAAGCTGACCTTCCACCATAATTTTTGCTTGTTCCGCTGTTGCCGCACCGGCCCATAGAGGCAACCAACCTTCGACTCCCTTACCTGCATCGATAAGCAACTTACTCTCTTTACCGTCGAAACGAATATCGTAGAAGAAGCCTGTCTTCTCATCGAACATCTGCGTCTGGATCTGATTTTTAAGCTTATCGGCCTCGGTTGTCCATTCACTGAATTGTTTATCTAAACTCTGCAATTTCGCCATCTTGGCCAAAATCACTTTCTCGGCATAGAGATAAGCATTGAGATCGACTGATTCCTGAGATAATGAGTAGCCGATCACCTCCCCCTGATTATTTCTGTTCTCCAATACTTGCACGCTACCATCGTCATCAAACCTGGGGGCGTTATCCATACCCGACTCCCAAGCAGCCGCCTCGATAATAGCCTCGCGGTTTAGCTGACCATTTTTCAGGTGAGCCGGATGTAGGTTGGCGCCATACTCAGCTAAACCATTAGCATTATGATCTCGGTTGCGATACCACCATGCATGATAGGCCACCAGCTTAGGGTACATCAGCTTCACGAAACTCAGGTCTTGGCTCTGCTGGTAAATTTCCCACACGGCCCAAGCAGCGAGCGGTGGTTTACCGTTACGTTCGTTCCAGTTGCCACCTTCTCCGCCTCTTTCTGTATCTCGGTTATAAAAAATGGCATCAGGCAAATTCCCCTCATCTTGGGGTCGAACCTTATCTTGGACAGTAAACTGATAATCAAACATAGAAAGGACATTAGACTTGGCCAATTCAGGGTCAAAATGAGACAGGGCGACCGCCTGCTTCCAGCTATCCCAAGCCCAGACGCCATTAAACCATTTGTAAGTGATCGAAGGCGTGACCGCGTCATGTTTGATTGCCCCTGCCGGACTGCGCCAGTTATGCAGTAAGGTCACCATGCTCTTAGCGGCTAACTTACGAAACTCAGGTATACCTTTATCTACGCCCTTACTTATCCTCTGCAGCCATAAGAGTCGGTTTTCTGCCAGTAATTGCTTCTGCTTAGTCCAATTGATATCCCCATGAGCCAACTTTTCCTGCTGAGTGTGAAAGTAACGCTGCGCACTCAAAACCTCTAGATTCTGGCCCGCCTTTAAAAGTAACACCTGAGTTTTAGCCATATAGCCATTGTTCTCGGATACAGTGATTTCAGTCTTGGGGCTAAACCAAAGTTCAAAACTGGCATCGGCTAGCTGTATATTCCAGGTATCCATGATGGGGTTAAGCTGCCAAGCCACGCCGTTGCTCCAGGTATCGACCCGCTTAACTAATTTATACTTGTCTAATTTGGGATGAGATTGAAACGGGGTACCTGACCAGGTTAATTGCCATTGCTGATCTTTTTTTGAGTGATTCACTAGCTTAGTCGTCACCACAGAGGTGCGGTTATCACTATAGTTAAGAGACAATAACACAGAGATTTCAGGCCAATCGAACTCTTGATACAAGCCATCGGGCTTACTATAGATACGGCTCTGCTTCGCCTCGCTAAAATCCAGCGTCTTCCCTGTAGACGGCTCCTGAAGAGTCAGCTTCTGTATGCTATCACTCAAGTGCAAACTGTACTCTTGGGCAATAAATAGTGGGCCGGTGAAACTGCCGTAATAATCCGGAGTGTCGGGCAGGTGGAAACCATGCCAGGCACCTTTATCTACATAGGTTGAGGCGATCTTTAGATTCCCCCTCTCATCCCGCTCCTCCATAGAAATGGGCGTGCCTTGATAGGGTAAAAGATCACGATATTCGACCGAATCGATGGCCGACAGATTAGATACACATAAGAGAAGACAAGAAAGCATGAAAATCACAGACTATTGAATACAATATACTGAGTATGTGATCAACTAGGTTTTGATGCAAGGGTCGCAACAAAAGGTAAACAAAAGTCAGCTGTTTAGAAGAAGGCCCCAGGATCTTGACCCTAGGACCTAGAATCGCGCTCTACTGAGCAGCTTGCCCCATATGGGCCATATAGCTGGCTATGCCATCGAGGAACATCTGCACCGATATCATCACCAACACCATCCCCATCAAGCGCTCGACCGCTGTCAGGCCTTTCTCGCCTAACACCTTAGTGAACACTTTATAGAAGAGTAAAATAACCGCACTCACGCCCCATGCAGCCAGTAAAGCAATAGTCCAATCTAACATTCTCGAACTGTCTGTATGTGCCAACAAAATAAGTGCCGCGAGCACCGAAGGCCCGGCCATCAGAGGGATCGCCATCGGCACGATAAAAGGCTCCTCACCCGCCGCCAGACCGACCACACCTCCAGGTTGTGGGAAAATCATCCTGATAGCGATTAAGAACAAAATAATGCCACCAGCGATGCTGACCGACTCAGATCTCAGGTTAAGAAAGTTAAGAATAGCTTCACCGGCAAAAAGAAACAGCAGCATGATACCAAGTGCAAATAGCAGCTCACGTATCAAGACTCTACGCCTTTTCTTCGGATCGATATGACGTAATATGGACGCGAAAATAGGCAGATTCCCTAGGGGATCCATGATAAGGAACAACATTACAGCAGCAGAGAAAGTATCCATAGAAACTTAAGGCCTGTCTTTTGAGCGCAAGGGTCTGTCTATATATTCTATAACTATTTGGAAACAATCAGATAGATAAATTACACAGGAAAGAGCACAAGCCATCAAATGATCAATCAGCTGTTGCTAAGCCTGATGCAAACATTGTTAACTTCAACACGAATAAAACCCGTAAAACAGCTCAATATCAGCTTTATTGACAGACTCGATGTAAATAGTTCTCGCTTACCTGCTTATTTTCCAGAAACTGGTATACTGTCCTGTCATTTTCTCAGGTCTCAGCTAAACAAATCATGCTCTATCTATTAGCCAGCTGTATCGCACTACTATTAGGTCCTATCTTCTATCGATTCTTTTCGGCAGAACACGGACTACAGAAAGGCCTGGACGGATTTATATTCGTTTCCCTAGGCGGACTTGTGCTGCTACATATTTTACCTGAGCTATTGGAACATGGCGGCTTCCTGGCAATCATCTTCGTCATAATAGGCATGTGGGGACCCACCGCCAGCGAAAAGCTGTTTCATCGTTATTCAGAGGTTACTCATAACCTCACCCTCACTTTAGGCATAGGTGGATTACTGCTGCACACCATCACTGACGGCGGTGCCATGGTGCTTGCCCAGCAAGATGACGTCTCTATTTTACTCGCACTAGGCATCATATTACATCGTCTGCCCGTGGGTCTTGCTATCTGGTGGCTAGTAAAGCCCCAAATAGGCAGTCGTTGGGCCATGGCAGTATTAGCCGCCATGATGGTGCTAACTGGCGTCGGATATTTTGCCGGTGAACAGATGCTGACTCAACTCAGTCTGGATAATACCGTATATCTACAAGCCTTCGTGACAGGTTCTATACTGCATGTCGTATTACACCAACCCCATGGCCATCATTCACAGGATGAAACCAGTAACGATAACCAGGAAAAATATGAGTATCATGCCGGTATTGGTAGCTTAATCGGCATAGGATTACTATTCCTACTCTTGATGATGGACTCGGGTGGACACGAGCACCATCACCATGGTCATAGCACGGAGCAACTCGTCGACTGGATGATGACTATTGGACCTGTGCTCTTGCTCAGTTATGCGGTCGCCGGAATCAGATTTAAGCTAGGTTTGTCGCCTCAGAGTAGCCATCTGGGCAAACGTTGGTTACAACGACTCGCAGGGCCAGAGGCCTTGATCATCACGGCCTTCCTACTTGGCCCCTTGGTGGCACTATTCCAGTTAATTAGCTTATTGGCTATCGGAGCCTTGCTGACTTTTATCCGAGTAGAACCGACAGATCCTCATCTTTCTATCC is a genomic window of Shewanella psychrophila containing:
- a CDS encoding flagellar basal body-associated protein FliL, producing the protein MRSSYLRKFASLLFIFAVSSFSVGVYAEDEEIVDNYAYYGFEPDLITNYISNGKKLGFVRIGIELMVKDPEDLIALEHHDPLLRASILEIMGSQTADKVKSLTGREEIRRECYDTVNRLMEQEVGRPIVVNLLFTKYLYD
- a CDS encoding chorismate--pyruvate lyase family protein, with product MSVTRLSFPYGESIQWFSPEQISELPDSPLSEWLLSSGSLTQKLRSHCTKFEVKVLGEGKLTPFRGEFPAQRQAWVREVLLCLDDVPWIFARTLIPANLLEKKETDFLTLGTRPLGELLFSSDDFTPGRIEVAHFTPCQQLAQLTQSLKQPVTQELWGRRRYFSYDGEQLIVSETFLPAARQLIEQM
- a CDS encoding immune inhibitor A domain-containing protein, with protein sequence MKRINNISRRSLISLSLSLILSVTASTSLLAKETDAKLESSPALSSGQFASTSWADAGVINREQIQYWLIKRGELAADASEADKRAAVDKFTLRATSFQSKGRLIEAQFEKARLKSLAQSKEFKRNSMAKMVGTLADADITKTVKVLGILIDFPDLPFDNNRLSASDTPMFYANYPVSHYNDLMFSTTGFTGPQGQNLLTGYQYYQAESGERFNFTGDIKGWFTAANNAAFYGGNDPDNNNDDKAVDVLVKEAVTLAVVGMSPSELASYDVEDPFDADGDGNFNESDGFIDHVMLFHSSIGEEAGGGVLGNNGADAIWSHSSSVSTGASPGYLIPGTGKKVFGYTIQPIDAAAGVVVHEFGHDLGLPDEYDTSNTGDGSPVGSWSVMSAGSWTGTIAGTEPTGFSPYARSYLQDRYKGRWINEQEILLSSIGASGLDVVINEAINHSLVNQVSIPLPSATIPFKQPYGGVYQYYSGQGHLINNALSFEIDLPISTPLTLTMKAHWNIEINYDYAQVMVDGVAISGNHTKASNTVNMARDIITGDSGIIFGAEGPNNWVDLEYDISAYAGRTNAQFSIVYKTDENAGNYGFVIDDLQIKSGASEIYSDDGETPNTMMLNGFSRIDGERPGAARRYIVQLRSHNGVDAGLDSHSYEPGVLMWLENFSYSDNNSNAHPGAGLIGVIDADQNLIGTKDSDTQVRDATFSMFNQSSYAGDNHLSSISMFDDSQDYSAPTQPQSGIILPELGLTMEVVAQSGDSSTATVRFNYGGATTPPPASDLASSFITSQEVAGTVVFSATVTGGDGNYSYLWGFGVTGATSAEEMPTYNYETSGSYTVSLTVTDGLGSSVVSSQTITVDLPVPPEASFTFSSSDLSVTFTDTTTGGEGAITYLWNFGDGQTSTAQSPSHTYASAGSYTVMMTVTDSLGVVSSQSTPVNVTATVVTPSGDSGGGSLGWLSLGLLALMGLRRRRY
- a CDS encoding MGH1-like glycoside hydrolase domain-containing protein, which translates into the protein MLSCLLLCVSNLSAIDSVEYRDLLPYQGTPISMEERDERGNLKIASTYVDKGAWHGFHLPDTPDYYGSFTGPLFIAQEYSLHLSDSIQKLTLQEPSTGKTLDFSEAKQSRIYSKPDGLYQEFDWPEISVLLSLNYSDNRTSVVTTKLVNHSKKDQQWQLTWSGTPFQSHPKLDKYKLVKRVDTWSNGVAWQLNPIMDTWNIQLADASFELWFSPKTEITVSENNGYMAKTQVLLLKAGQNLEVLSAQRYFHTQQEKLAHGDINWTKQKQLLAENRLLWLQRISKGVDKGIPEFRKLAAKSMVTLLHNWRSPAGAIKHDAVTPSITYKWFNGVWAWDSWKQAVALSHFDPELAKSNVLSMFDYQFTVQDKVRPQDEGNLPDAIFYNRDTERGGEGGNWNERNGKPPLAAWAVWEIYQQSQDLSFVKLMYPKLVAYHAWWYRNRDHNANGLAEYGANLHPAHLKNGQLNREAIIEAAAWESGMDNAPRFDDDGSVQVLENRNNQGEVIGYSLSQESVDLNAYLYAEKVILAKMAKLQSLDKQFSEWTTEADKLKNQIQTQMFDEKTGFFYDIRFDGKESKLLIDAGKGVEGWLPLWAGAATAEQAKIMVEGQLSDQQFSTKIPFPTVSADSPNFSATKYWRGPVWLDQALFGLLGLEKYGYQIEAETLAKRLVEEGEGILSQAPIRENYDPLTGDGLHCTNFSWSASVLLLIYQEWLNK
- a CDS encoding YhgN family NAAT transporter, which codes for MDTFSAAVMLFLIMDPLGNLPIFASILRHIDPKKRRRVLIRELLFALGIMLLFLFAGEAILNFLNLRSESVSIAGGIILFLIAIRMIFPQPGGVVGLAAGEEPFIVPMAIPLMAGPSVLAALILLAHTDSSRMLDWTIALLAAWGVSAVILLFYKVFTKVLGEKGLTAVERLMGMVLVMISVQMFLDGIASYMAHMGQAAQ
- a CDS encoding metal transporter, which translates into the protein MLYLLASCIALLLGPIFYRFFSAEHGLQKGLDGFIFVSLGGLVLLHILPELLEHGGFLAIIFVIIGMWGPTASEKLFHRYSEVTHNLTLTLGIGGLLLHTITDGGAMVLAQQDDVSILLALGIILHRLPVGLAIWWLVKPQIGSRWAMAVLAAMMVLTGVGYFAGEQMLTQLSLDNTVYLQAFVTGSILHVVLHQPHGHHSQDETSNDNQEKYEYHAGIGSLIGIGLLFLLLMMDSGGHEHHHHGHSTEQLVDWMMTIGPVLLLSYAVAGIRFKLGLSPQSSHLGKRWLQRLAGPEALIITAFLLGPLVALFQLISLLAIGALLTFIRVEPTDPHLSIPESPLRFGFAHIVDRSAPWILLSLVLANLIGHPSVPLENPIIQVAVLMVLFLPMRFCNLGGAVLALSLAYSGWSMPAVMLALVAAPIFNLAQLKLMSWTQRSAVIGLIIAILAITALIQPKWSMMMTMPESLSMLSLIVLACLFAASLLRLGPRKFMARIMLLKSKTHSHDHGGHKH